In Terriglobales bacterium, the DNA window GACAGCCGACGACCAACGACCGACGACTACAGAATGACCCGCTCGTCCCCAACTCTCCTCGTGACGCGCTCGCGGTCGAGCCACTCGAGCAGCGGGATGGCGTACTTGCGGGAGACGCCGGTGAGGTCCTTGAACTTCGCCACGTCGAGCCTGGGGGAGGTCTTCTTATAGGCGGCGAGCTGATCGCGGAGGGCGGCGAGCGCGGAGCGGTGGAAGACGAGGTCGTCGCCCAG includes these proteins:
- a CDS encoding SelB C-terminal domain-containing protein, translated to LGDDLVFHRSALAALRDQLAAYKKTSPRLDVAKFKDLTGVSRKYAIPLLEWLDRERVTRRVGDERVIL